The Glycine soja cultivar W05 chromosome 9, ASM419377v2, whole genome shotgun sequence sequence TCCCTTTCACCTCTCTATATAAAATTGTCAGTTAGTCGAATGAGACTTGATTGATAGAGTCTTCTAAAATACTCTCCTCATCCCATTTTAATTATCAGATTTttggaatatttttatttatattatctgtcgtttacaaaatttaatatcacattaattcttattttatcaatttatgtcatagttttaaattaatttaaacatttaattatcatgaagtgaaaagaaaaaagagttaaaataaaaattttcacaaatattttattaaaataaatttaattaaatttattgtattttttatttttagataactacaaagaaagattaaaaataatgaaatgaataacaaatattatgaactattcagaaaaaaaaaacaagtattatGAACTTAGATCAATAGACAATAATCGGTGTTAATAACATTgattaatgaattgaaaagaaaaaatattaaaaaataagtatatgaAAGTGTATTTCAAAATTACAGGAGAATATATTTTTACGCAACTCAATGGAAAAACCTTTCTCCTTAATTTTTGGTCCCTATTTATAAGATTTCATTTAAATGTCttgtttattaatatttttttttactaaaatatcctATTTGTCTCTTTCTGTCTCCTATAGAgatttgagaaaataattaggttttcaataaaattaaggacaaattcttaaaaatattttaattatagataaatttaatccttataattaaattaatcaccTTTCTTAATAGACATAGAATAATcaattatatcttataattaagaataaaGGGAGTACATTGTTGGcctaatttcaaattataaactaataaaaagtaataattttataattcattaccaaaaataatattttaaaatagagataaatataatacattatatatatatatatatatatatatatatatatatatatatatgtggattttccattttcttctcgagataaattattcatgtacattatcttttttttctctttctaattAATACCAtcattttttgagaaaaatatatttatagtcCCTATACTTTCatgaaatgttattttttgtttctgtaaTTTTCATATAATCCAATTTAGTCAATGTGATttacaaaaaattgtttttagtaCCTCTTTATGTTCAGTTATTTTCTACATGACAAATAGATCTCATTATTCATTTACTATGTGAATTCATGGTGttcaataaacaaataaaataaaaaaatacgcCAGTAACTATTGAAGAAGGACGATggaaacaaagataaaaatgaaacctTGAAAGTTACAGTTTGATGCATTTGAAGGAGACAtattaataactttatttttttaaaaaaaattaaaacaatttttcacaCCATTTTAATCcatttaaaaacacattttgttTGCCACATTagacataattaatttaatacagTTTGTGAAAAATTTTGCGAAgaggaactaaaaatattttatttgaaatacagAGATTAAATTAgatgatataaaattttaaaaactaaaaacaaaatttcacaaaaatatattaactaaaaaatatttttttttccttttcttcttgaaactataccattttttttacttacacATATACTGACACTGGTATAAACAAATTGATCCTTGGCgtcatcttttaaaattattttgatttgatagaataataaaatataaaactaaataaatatatttaaaaagaaaacatataaatttgtttttctagtATTCTATCATTGTATGTATCGTCCACAATAAACTACGTTCGAGTTGGACATAACATCATAGGCCAAATAGAAGGACAAGTATCCTacgtataaatttattttttacatttaatagTAAACGTTTTCAAACTATTagcaaaaattatgatttttaagaatGAATTTTGATAACACATTTTACATAAATTTTGAAGCATGGGTAACTGAATGGACTGATCATGGTGTCATCGACACACAGATACGCTGACCCCCGTGGAAGCAAGAAGCAAGAAGCAAGAACCCCAtagtctctttctttctttctttctttgtatttttCCCTTCTTCAACTATTCACACACCATGCGTCTCTCCTCACTCTCACGTActcttataaataattaagcCTTTTCGTTCTTTCTGATCATCATAACCACAATGGCCATTCAAAACTGCTTTTCCAAGAAACCAAACCACCAACTCACAAGACTCTACCTTCTCTCCTTCACAACTTTTCTTTGCACCATTACTTACCTCCTCGGCCTCTGGCACCACGCGCCGCCCTCACTCCCCTCCCTCGTCTCCACCACCGCCCACTCCAATTGCCCAAATTCCATCCCCACACTCAATTTCTCCGCCACCCACTTCTCCCCCGACCCCCAAGCTCCTGCGCGTGACTTCTACGCGCCTCCGTGCGATCCCTCCCTCTCCGAGTACACCCCTTGCGAGGACGTGCAGCGCTCGTTAAAGTTCCCGCGCGAGAACCTCATCTACCGGGAGCGGCACTGCCCGCCGGCCGAGGAGTTGCTCCGCTGCCGGGTCCCGGCGCCTTTCGGGTACCGCGTGCCGCTGCGGTGGCCGGAGAGCCGCGACGCCGCGTGGTTCGCGAACGTGCCGCACAAGGAGCTGACCGTGGAGAAGAAGAACCAGAACTGGGTCCGGTTCGAGGGGGACCAGTTCAGGTTCCCCGGTGGTGGGACCATGTTTCCACGTGGCGCCGGCGCGTACATCGACGATATCGGAAAACTCATCAACCTTGAAGATGGGTCCATCAGAACCGCCCTAGACACTGGCTGTGGGGTACGTAACACACTAATACGTAACGTGCTTATTTTCTTGAACCGGTTTCAagttctgttttttctttttcagattttaattttaattcattgatTCAATTTAACCTGTTTTCTTGTTACATTTTACGATCAAATGCGTTTTTAGGTTACTCAATTTCCGACGAAAATTGGTTTTGCTTCAaatattgatattaaaaataatgattttgagattgctgattttttttataactggtGAATTTTGTACTTCTTTATgaaaattaagatttaagaaTTCATTTATTCAACCTGTTTTTGTTGTTATGCTTTAGGACGAAACGCGTTTTACGTTActcaattttcaataaaaaaaaactgattttagtcccaatttcttaaaaatattttgatcattgcaatttttcataattattaaaGAATTTCGTATCTCTTTGTGAAAATGAAGATATTAAGATGAGAGATGAAATTCTCTGGTCAAAGTAATCTTTTTCAAAATGTagctaaattaattttattagaaattgaGAAACTGAATTAACATTTTtatcttgattttattttgttttccgaTTGAAGCTTTatgtttttggtttatttttggTTTGAGGTGGTTCACCTCCTTTTCGTGGGTGGTTTAACAACTATAGAATAATAACTATACAAATAATGGATCCTGAGCAGGAATGTGATTGGGTCCACCCTTGACCAActgggattttttttatagaaaaaatcgactttttccttttttttgtttttggtaataatttgaaaatttgtctGATTTGGAATGTTTTAAAAAACGAATGTGGGTTAATCGGGATTGTAAATCAGAAATCAGAAATACGAAATATATTATTTCCTTTGGTGCTTCGAGTAAATGCGTTTATATGGGAATACTTTATTACAGAGACCAATTGggtgaaggaaaaaaaggatagaagattgattaaaattaaatcccGCAAAATTTGTTTCGGCatgttcttctaattttttaaatatttttttttaatattttcgaCGTTTGactctttttattaaatatttaatatttactattCTTTTGCTAATATGGAAATCGCGACCTCTATGTTAATGCCACGTTTCTAGCATATGATTATGATTGAATATGCCATCTTAACCTCTACGTATGACGAAATTTTCTTTGGATTTATAATTTCAGAGGAACCGGCGTAATTAGATGACATGCATATTTTGAAATACAATAGTAATAGAGAAGGTCTTAATTAAGGGATGTTAGTTAAATGAAAGTTAATTAAACAATGAATTTGTCCACATGTGGAGGGAGGAAAGGGGGAAATGGGAATCACATAGAACTAGTTTGCATAACAATCTACTTAATTCTTTAAACCGAAGCAAAGTGCTATGTACTACTAAGGTgtaatataaactttttctttcttgtcttATTCACTTGGTGCTAatcataataatgataatattctTGGAATTTATGTTGTTCGTTGAAGAATTAGTAGAAAGCCCAATGCTAGATAATGGAGTTAGATGTTGATTTACTAACCAACCGTCTCAATCATGCTTCCCTCACCCGATTTACAAGTTACTTCATGAGACTTGATTAATTATTAGAAGAAGACATTTTAATTGGACCCTTAAGTTTATTTCTTATAGGATTTTAAACATGTTCTATTTGTTTCGTGCTGTGGCAATATGTGTAATCACATTAATTACATTATCTTTTGGTAACAAGGATGCGTGTAtctattgaaaatttgaaacacTCGATCAAAAAACTCTCCACTAGTGACTTGTTTAATTGCAAGAAGAAGTTCATTTTTGTGTATGACAAATTAGTCACTTGGCCTAAAGTTATGATTTACTATTCAGGTAGCAAGTTGGGGGGCATATCTTCTGTCACGTGACATTATAGCAGTGTCATTTGCACCAAGAGATACCCATGAAGCTCAAGTTCAATTTGCTCTTGAACGAGGAGTTCCTGGATTGATTGGAGTTCTTGCCTCAATTAGGCTTCCTTACCCTTCAAGATCCTTTGACATGGCCCATTGCTCTCGTTGTCTCATTCCCTGGGGCCAGAATGGTACATCCATGCTTCAAAACTTTGTGTAAACATATTTTATGTGAATTTGTGGTCAAATTTTGTTTCTGGTTTTGCAATGCAGAGGGGATTTATTTGAATGAAGTTGATCGAGTGCTACGTCCCGGCGGGTATTGGATTCTATCAGGGCCACCAATAAATTGGGAGAACCACTGGAAAGGTTGGGAGAGGACTCGTGAGAATCTGAAAGAGGAACAGGATGGAATTGAGAAAGTGGCAAAAAGCCTATGCTGGAAGAAATTGGTGCAAAAGGGTGACCTTGCAATATGGCAGAAGCCCACCAATCATATTCATTGCAAAATCACGCGAAAGGTCTACAAGAATAGACCCTTTTGTGAGGCAAAGGATCCAGACACAGCATGGTAATAtgccatttttttattattattttacaatgagtttaatttttatgcccGCCAAGTAAAAACTTTTACACCAAAGCCTAATCACAAATAATTGTTTgtatgattttaaatataattatcataaaatttaataaatttattatacatgacactttataattaaataataatataaaagttttttacaTCAGTAGATAGATTATTTACTCTTTTACCATTAATGTGATGATAACTATATAGGAAGTAGCAAAGTTATGCACTACATTAACATGTTAGGAAGATAATTCTCAGATAATGTAACTTTATGTTGGCAGCTTTGGGGAAAGATTGACTTGCAATCACTATCACTGTTAGTTCCGTGTGCAATTGATTTTGCTTTTGAGCCTAGCTTTTGCAGTGTATCTTTTCAATGGATAAAAAGCATATGATGCTTGCTGCCAATGAGAGTTTAGTAGTGATGCCAAAACCACTTGGATGATAAAGTCGTTAAAGTGACTAGTCAGTAGTCAGTGCAACCATAATCTAGCCACATAAGCTTATGTCACTTTTTTTCATCATGTTTCTCAGTTCTCACTCCATTCCTTTAGGTTCCTGAATCTTGTTGATCAGCCATCCCAAAAGATAAAATTCTATCTGGGTCCCTCCggtgaaatatttaatttgtttgccTTATTTAATGCACCTTTTTTCTGTTTGGTTTGTTTTATCAAACATTCTTTTCCATTGTGTCAGGTACACTAAAATGGATACCTGCTTGACACCACTGCCAGAGGTGAATGACATCAGAGAAGTTAGCGGGGGTGAATTGTCAAACTGGCCCGAGAGACTAACATCAGTTCCACCAAGGATTAGTAGTGGAAGTTTGAAGGGAATCACAGCTGAGATGTTTAAAGAAAACAATGAGTTATGGAAGAAGAGAGTAGCATACTACAAGACCCTGGACTATCAGCTTGCGGAGCGTGGGAGATACCGTAATCTGCTTGACATGAATGCTTACTTGGGAGGCTTTGCAGCTGCACTGATTGATGATCCTGTGTGGGTCATGAACACTGTCCCTGTTGAGGCTGAGGTCAATACACTTGGTGCCATATATGAACGTGGATTGATTGGAACCTATATGAACTGGTATGTCTTTTCTTCTATTTGCTAATATTCTATGGAAAAGTAGATTAGATTTCTAATTGCCTAATTAGATTATTTTAGCATTATGTTGGCAGTTTTGAATTTCTGAATTATGGATAAGTACATATGTGATTTTATTTAACCTTAATTTAATGCATTGTGATTTGTGATCTTCACCAACAAAAATTCAAGGGTGGATACATTACTTGTGCACTTTTCAAGAGTTTAATTGCTGATTATTCTCTGCTTATATGCTAAACACAACTCAAATGCTACCAACTTTTTGTCCTTTAGAATAGACAGAACACTGTTCTAGAGATATGTGAGTTGAAAATCAAATCTTTGTCAATACACTTTTCAATCTAGTATTGTCagggttttaaaaataaaaaaatctttgccAATACACTTTTTCTGCACATGGTAGTTGAAGTTTGTTACTAACTACTTTTTGTCTCCTCTTCAGGTGTGAAGCCATGTCCACTTACCCGCGAACTTATGACTTCATGCATGGTGACTCAGTTTTTAGCCTCTACCAGAACAGGTAGTTGTCAATTTGgttatctaaaaaatattacatggaCGGTATCATCTCCTGGTTTTAATGTCTATTTTGAGAATTGACTAATGAATATTTCAACAGTGATTCGATAATTTCAAAGTTGACTAATTAATTTACTATTTCAATTGTGATTCAATGATTTGAAAACTGACAAATAACTACTACTATTTCAATAGTGGACAAATGACTATTTCAACATTGATGTATTCTATAAAATAACTTTATGAACTtatgaaattaatgtgttaCAGGTGTAAAATGGAGGACATTCTTCTTGAGATGGATCGAATTTTGAGACCACAAGGTAGTGTCATCTTGCGTGATGATGTGGATGTGTTGTTGAAGGTGAAGAGTTTCACAGATGCAATGCAATGGGATTCAAGAATTGCAGACCATGAAAAGGGGCCCCACCAGAGAGAAAAGATATTGGTTGCAGTCAAGCAGTATTGGACTGCACCATCTCCTGACCAAAAATTAACACAGAAAGCTCTAAATTGATCTGTTTATTGAGCTCTCaagatttgtgtaattttttattatgtccagaatattttttttcagaaattcTATTCTTTTCCAACCCCTGCTTATGTGGGTGGTGCCAAGTGAAAATTTCTTTACAGCAATTATGGCTCCTCAAGGTTCTTATTTTTTGGTGACTTATCTATCTTGTAATAGTTCTCCAAATCTATCAATCAAATGAATTGTGACTTAATGGTGAATAATGGTTGCAAAACACCCAAATAGtagtagtattttattttactagacAAAAAGCTCTAATGATAAGTAAGATTTCTGTTCACATTTTGTTTTGGACTTTTGGTACATCCTTCTTCATTTGCTACCATCTTATAAACCCAAAATAGAACGAAACTTTAATCTTGTCACTACGGCTTGCTCCCCGAATCAAGTGTCAAGAGTTggttatattaatttttgtgatAAAGATATGAAGTTGATTCATTGGTGGTTAGAGAAtgacaaaggaagaaaagagggTAGAGAGATTCTGAATTCAAATTCTCTcagtttctaataaaattaacaaactaaaaTTTGTTTCAGACATTTCTCATTCGTgattatttgaaaacattttgctTCGAACATAGGAATTGTTAAGAgtaaaatttgaagaaaagaactgattgtataaaaaatacttcaagAAATTATGCAAGAACATTCCGAATAGAGTGTTGACTTTGCATAGATTAGGTATCCAGGCATTCCAATCCATTTTAGTAGAGGGGCGTGCTATTTGTTTACATCCATTAGTTTGTAAGGGATTCgatgtagactttgatgagaaTCTAATGACTATTAGAGCTAATGCTTGTTGGGTAATTTAGTTTGACACTGTTTCACATTCAAAAAGAAATGAGTTATGTATAAGTAAAATTTGGAGATAAaaatcttctttcatttttcgaTGATGAAGATTAAACTCATGGGCTTATTTTCTTAGGTGAGAACGAGTTAATAGGAACTACTTTtttcacccatcgatgtttctatcaaaaaataaataaaatattattttgtgatatattatgactttatgattttaatttttataaaagttttaagTTAGTTTGAATCTCTAATATATTCTCCTTACATGATATATTTATCACAGTACATAAAATGCTAATCATAACAGTATCAAGAGACAATTACAAACGAAACAGCACAAAAAGCACGTACTCTTTTGAACAAACCATTGCAAAATACAATCAAGGTGGAAGACAAGAGAGCAAGGCAACCTTGCTGCATTATCACCagaattgaaatccttgatgGATATGGCACATAGATCCTCATCTTCATCTAATATATCTTTCAAGTGTCGTTGCCCCCGCAGGCAAAGAATGTTCACCTCCATCACAGGTCATTCTTTGCACCATTTCTCTTGATGAAGATGAGGATCAGCTTGGTAAAAGAATGGTGTACCCACTACATTATAAGAACACTGGGTCTGGAAAACCGTATAATGAAACCTGAAAATGATTTATGAACCCCGGACCGCTGTAATACTGACTCACATAACCTAGTAGAAAGGTTTGGAACTAGATCACAGTCGTGTccaatgaaaaaatttataggTACAAAGGAGTATGCAAACAATTGCTTTAATATATCATGACACACAGACGGATAATTGAAAATGTCGTGTTCAATTGGTGGTGATTGCATTCGACTAAGTCTCTCACAACACTGCTCGGATCAAAACTTGTGAAAACTATTGTCACATAGATTACATGATTGATGAAAGCGTTAGCAACATCAGAGGACAAGGGGGGTTCTTGAAATTGTTGTGCCATGTTCACAATGATGAAGATTGATAAAGGGTACTTTTGTGTGTGATTGCACAAAGGAATTGAAataaagagagaattaaaaaaGAGTTATACCGATATATACTTGGTCTATAGGAATTTTGCAAAGgttaatttatatgtatttataGTGTATTAGATTATGATCAATATCTTCTACGAAACAATTTTGGAGggaagtttaatattttgggggtattttttatgtaaatggAGGAATGTATGACAcagtaatttaatatatatatatatatatatatatatatatatatatatatatatatatataactttccAATTAAATAACTGTATTTGAGGAATGTTTGGAATTTTGGTTTTTTcgtttttatgaaaaaagaaaaggaaaaatgccATAATAACTGAAAAGATTTTATACATAACTTTCCAAATTcaacaatttatcatttttatatattttatacattaaagTTAAAAAGTATCTATATATCAGCCAGctatatatgttaaaatatttaaatctaaaaatcattaggaaaatgtttttttatatgtatgatTATGATTTTCGcaaaaattgtattattttttcaattatatttatttaaagaaaacattttGTGGAACTATGTTATTCATTCATTAATCGAAAAGGAGGGAAGTATGAcagaataattgaaaaaaatatacataacttACCATGTTCAATAATTTATCATTGTTTACATATtttacacattaacatttatatatctttatatatcttttctattttaaagtattttaatcttaaaattaacAAGAAATTTATGTTAGAGGTTTGACTATAATTATCAACTATTAGATTTATAATCTTGTTTTAGTAGGACATTCTCCAAGCCTTTACCAGGAATCCTCCGACCGCCATTTGTTACTATAGAAAATCATCTCTGAAGgcggtgtgtgtgtgtgtttttttgccACCTCCATCTCTCCTCCTTTCTCTGGCGATTTTTGTGGCGTCCATCAAAACTCAAATAGAAACACTTAAGTTGTTTTTTGTGACAGTGAACTTATATTCTTGAAAATTCAGAGTAAAAGTTGCTACATCAAAGCCTCTATGATTCGAAGAGGGAGCCcatattagaattagaattgaCACTCATATCACTCAACGATGCCATTTTGAGGAAACCTCGAGCAGAGGTGTGACGAAGTTATCGAGGCAACACTTCAAACGACTTCAAGAAGTTGCACGGACCATAACCATACCTTGGACAACCTCCAATTAGAGAAGAAACACGCCTAGGTCTTCTTCATAAATAAGAGACtttcatcaaaatatttaacatatataaaacaaaatttgactTGTTCCTCCAGGTTGATCAAAGTTTActaattaatcttttatatataggtAACTAATCTCTGTACCCCCCAAAAAAAAGTACCTAAACATAAAAGTGATATAAAATAAGTGAATGGTATAAGTAAATAATCTCAATTTGTTAgatgaaagattaaaaaaaaatacttcggTTATTGTTTCATTATGATAGGAGCTTTATATGTCAGACTCTGTATGCTAATGATGTCATTTCCTGTGTTATTGTTTAGCTCCTAATGTTgcttttaaatatttctaatttgCTTACACAAAAACAATactttgtgaatatataataaaattgtagaaatacatattatttaatacattataattatttttgttaatttgatatgatatgtcaagattcaaaatttaagaatttaaattcATATTGACATTTATGAAAATTGCAAGAAATTATTCaatctttaatattattatgcaagtaaaatgtgaaaaaaaaattctctttttaattccttaatcaATACATTAAGAACACTGATTAACATTTATCAACTATCAAATAAgtttacatatttaattattttttaccatAAATTCAACCTCTTTATAAGATAAGGCAAACATTACAATCACTCTAAAATAATGGCAATTATTACAATTCAATCAACATGTAATTGCAACAAAGTATCCTTAAAAGCAAGAAAATATGTAATACAAAACCTAACAGTATATATCAAGAGTCACGGTCACTGCATGTGAAATAGCAGCGCAAAGGGCACTTACTGTCCTGCACAAACCATTTAAAAATGCATTCGTAGTGAAAAATATGAGCACAAGGCAAGCGTTCCCCATCATCACCACAGTTGTACTCTTCATAGCATATGCagcatttatctttttcttcttgaatcttgaattttcCAAGTGTTGTGGCCCCAGCAAGCAAAGAATGTTCTCCTCCCTAATAAGCCATTGTTTGCACGAACTCTACTGATTGAACATGTTCATCATCAAGGGGGTGAGGAGTATTCACTATATTGTAAAAATCACGGCCCTCAGATAACATAGTATACACAAAAAACAATCTTTTTCAATGTGTTTCTGTATTGAATCATGTGacattttagataaatttttcatCATGTCACAGTCATCATTGTGAAAACTTTGTGGTACATCTGTTTTAACAAGGAACGCCTGTAACAAGTATTCGCAAAAAGATGGGTAAAAAGTCACAAGGAATTGGCAGTAACCTGCAAAGACTAACCACATCCATTGGTTCTGATTTTGCAACTACTATATTTATATTGACTTTATCATTACATGAAGTGTAACTACCACCATCTCAGAAGTGGATTGTTGAATTTCTGGTGTCATGTTCATGATGGGGAAGATTGATAAAGaatatttttgtgtgtgtttgcACAAAGGAATAGAAACAATAAGAGAGTGAAAGAGGGTTACACTAATAACGCCAGCTTGAGTCAATGAATTGTAAAGCATAGATATATTTATAGTGTTGTTAAGTATATATCCGTTAGGGTTAAGGGTTAACTAAGTTTAGAAATCTTGACTAATCAAACAAaagtttaaggattaaaaatcttaataaaaaaaattaagaaatcttCACCcgtcaaacaaaaatttaaaaataatttagagactaaaatcTTAGTTAAACTTTATATGTTATGATCAATTATTTCAAAGCAGCTTTGGAGGGAAAGCTTGAGATTTTGGTCTTTTGGTGAAAGAGGAAAGCTTcagattttctctttttgttaagTAAGCTGgagattttgttattttgatcGATAAATGACGAAAATATATATGATGAggtaaatataattgaaaattttggatATCTAAAGACTGTCCAAATTGATAGCAGAAATCCAACAATGATAAATGGAcagtttaaagaaaataaactattttcattttaaatagtCTAAGGGGTCAACATTATTACGTAAGGAAAGTGTAATTGATAGCAGAAATTAATTACTTTCAAAcggaaaacattaaatatattcaagTATTTATATTTCATACGATACGATACATTATATTTTACTTCTTTgagataatactttttttttatcacagtaCATAAATGCTAATCATAACAGTATCAAAAGACGCGATCACTACAAGTGAAACAGCACAAAGGGCACATACTCTTCTGAACAAACCATTGCAAAATACAGTTAGGGTGGAAGACATGAGAGCAAGGCAACCTTGCTGCATTATCACCAGAGTTGAAAGCATTGATGCATATGGCACATGGATCCTCCTCTTCATTTTGAAC is a genomic window containing:
- the LOC114425800 gene encoding probable methyltransferase PMT15 translates to MAIQNCFSKKPNHQLTRLYLLSFTTFLCTITYLLGLWHHAPPSLPSLVSTTAHSNCPNSIPTLNFSATHFSPDPQAPARDFYAPPCDPSLSEYTPCEDVQRSLKFPRENLIYRERHCPPAEELLRCRVPAPFGYRVPLRWPESRDAAWFANVPHKELTVEKKNQNWVRFEGDQFRFPGGGTMFPRGAGAYIDDIGKLINLEDGSIRTALDTGCGVASWGAYLLSRDIIAVSFAPRDTHEAQVQFALERGVPGLIGVLASIRLPYPSRSFDMAHCSRCLIPWGQNEGIYLNEVDRVLRPGGYWILSGPPINWENHWKGWERTRENLKEEQDGIEKVAKSLCWKKLVQKGDLAIWQKPTNHIHCKITRKVYKNRPFCEAKDPDTAWYTKMDTCLTPLPEVNDIREVSGGELSNWPERLTSVPPRISSGSLKGITAEMFKENNELWKKRVAYYKTLDYQLAERGRYRNLLDMNAYLGGFAAALIDDPVWVMNTVPVEAEVNTLGAIYERGLIGTYMNWCEAMSTYPRTYDFMHGDSVFSLYQNRCKMEDILLEMDRILRPQGSVILRDDVDVLLKVKSFTDAMQWDSRIADHEKGPHQREKILVAVKQYWTAPSPDQKLTQKALN